In Clarias gariepinus isolate MV-2021 ecotype Netherlands chromosome 9, CGAR_prim_01v2, whole genome shotgun sequence, a single window of DNA contains:
- the ttc39a gene encoding tetratricopeptide repeat protein 39A isoform X1, which translates to MSFWKRKMSDAKKNGVEKDEGPFYLTPTPESPVETNGLGPVITDISLDLPDDKNDLEDTGKSTCSERTDLSVALEDCMAALDLFLHNDFDKALSRLKSRTKESMYHALTYATILEMQAMMTFDPEDILTAGNTMKAAQALCQRYRKKSSFNSKAFTEEELHAEVCYAECLLQRAALTFLQDENMISFIKGGIKVRNSYQTYKELHTILKSSDYVHGQSHGHFEGGVKLGVGAFNLMLSLLPTRTLRMLEFVGFSGNKEFGLQQLLEGSAARTFRSFLCNMLLLCYHTFMSFILGTGEGDVEDAEKLLQPYLKQYPKGSIFLFFAGRIEEIKGNLDAAIKHFEECCEAQQDWKQFHHMCYWELMWCFTYKQHWKMAYFYADLLSKENAWSKAMYAYMKAAYLSMLTPEERQPFGASDVALFRQVPGLKQKIAGKSLPTEKFAIRKARRYNTEKPVSLPAPPLEMMYIWNGYTVIGKHKDLTEGMLKTLDEAQQKLEQSPKTEYSIDDQCVLGLLKGLCLKHLGYTEEAEHYFTLVLCNETQIKFDHYLVPNALLEHGLLCLEQGRREEAIKLLETAKQNYKNYSMESRTHFRIQAALHKAQATEENGEPCSPSSP; encoded by the exons ATGAGTTTTTGGAAACGCAAAATGAGTGACGCCAAAAA gaatgGAGTTGAAAAGGACGAAGGACCATTCTACCTGACCCCCACCCCAGA GTCACCAGTAGAGACTAATGGACTAGGTCCTGTCATTACAGACATCAG CTTGGACCTTCCAGATGATAAAAATGACCTCGAAGACACTGGAAAATCTACATG CTCAGAAAGAACCGATCTGTCGGTTGCTCTGGAGGATTGCATGGCAGCACTGGATTTATTCTTGCATAATGACTTTGACAAGGCACTCTCTAGACTCAAgagcag GACTAAAGAGAGCATGTATCATGCACTGACGTATGCCACCATTCTGGAAATGCAGGCAATGATGACCTTTGACCCTGAGGACATCTTGACAGCAGGGAACACTATGAAAGCTGCTCAGGCTCTTTGTCAGCG GTATCGTAAGAAGTCCTCCTTTAACAGCAAAGCCTTTACAGAAG AGGAGCTGCATGCTGAAGTGTGTTATGCCGAGTGTCTCCTCCAGAGGGCAGCACTGACCTTCTTGCAG GATGAAAATATGATCAGCTTTATTAAAGGAGGAATTAAAGTGAGGAACAGCTATCAAACATACAA GGAGCTTCATACTATCCTGAAATCCTCTGATTATGTTCATGGTCAAAGTCATGGCCACTTCGAGGGAGGAGTAAAACTTGGCGTGGGAGCATTTAATCTG ATGCTTTCATTGTTGCCCACGAGGACCCTGAGGATGCTGGAGTTTGTGGGTTTCTCTGGTAATAAG gagTTTGGACTGCAGCAGCTCCTGGAGGGCTCTGCTGCACGTACATTTAGGTCTTTCCTGTGCAACATGCTGCTGCTTTGCTATCACACCTTCATGAGTTTCATATTGG GGACTGGAGAAGGAGACGTCGAGGATGCAGAGAAACTGCTGCAGCCGTACCTAAAACAGTATCCCAAG GGATCTATCTTTTTGTTCTTCGCCGGTCGAATAGAAGAAATCAAAGGCAATCTAGATGCT GCTATTAAACACTTTGAGGAGTGCTGTGAAGCCCAGCAGGACTGGAAGCAGTTTCATCACATGTGCTACTGGGAGCTGATGTGGTGTTTCACCTATAAGCAACACTGGAAGATGGCCTACTTTTACGCAGATCTGCTCAGCAAAGAGAACGCGTGGTCTAAG gccaTGTATGCATACATGAAAGCAGCCTACCTCAGTATGCTGACTCCAGAGGAACGTCAGCCATTTGGGGCTAGCGATGTGGCATTATTCAG GCAAGTGCCTGGGCTAAAACAGAAAATAGCTGGAAAGTCTTTACCCACTGAGAAGTTTGCCATTCGCAAGGCTCGTCGCTATAACACAGAGAAGCCCGTTTCTCTGCCTGCACCGCCGCTG GAGATGATGTATATCTGGAATGGTTACACTGTGATCGGAAAGCACAAAGACTTGACAGAGGGAATGTTAAAGACACTGGATGAAGCTCAGCAGAAACTTGAACAGAGTCCAA AGACAGAATACTCCATAGATGACCAGTGTGTACTGGGTCTGCTAAAGGGTCTGTGTCTCAAGCACCTAGGGTATACAGAAGAAGCCGAGCACTATTTCACCCTCGTTCTCTGCAA TGAGACACAGATCAAGTTTGACCACTACCTTGTACCAAATGCTCTGTTAGAACACGGCCTGCTGTGTCTGGAGCAGGGCAGGAGAGAGGAAGCCATCAAGCTGCTGGAGACGGCCAA GCAGAACTATAAAAATTACTCGATGGAATCACGGACCCATTTCCGGATCCAAGCGGCTTTGCACAAAGCACAAGCTACAGAGGAGAACGGGGAACCCTGCTCCCCCTCAAGTCCATAA
- the ttc39a gene encoding tetratricopeptide repeat protein 39A isoform X3: protein MCQMKMSKEGETLSNGSERTDLSVALEDCMAALDLFLHNDFDKALSRLKSRTKESMYHALTYATILEMQAMMTFDPEDILTAGNTMKAAQALCQRYRKKSSFNSKAFTEEELHAEVCYAECLLQRAALTFLQDENMISFIKGGIKVRNSYQTYKELHTILKSSDYVHGQSHGHFEGGVKLGVGAFNLMLSLLPTRTLRMLEFVGFSGNKEFGLQQLLEGSAARTFRSFLCNMLLLCYHTFMSFILGTGEGDVEDAEKLLQPYLKQYPKGSIFLFFAGRIEEIKGNLDAAIKHFEECCEAQQDWKQFHHMCYWELMWCFTYKQHWKMAYFYADLLSKENAWSKAMYAYMKAAYLSMLTPEERQPFGASDVALFRQVPGLKQKIAGKSLPTEKFAIRKARRYNTEKPVSLPAPPLEMMYIWNGYTVIGKHKDLTEGMLKTLDEAQQKLEQSPKTEYSIDDQCVLGLLKGLCLKHLGYTEEAEHYFTLVLCNETQIKFDHYLVPNALLEHGLLCLEQGRREEAIKLLETAKQNYKNYSMESRTHFRIQAALHKAQATEENGEPCSPSSP from the exons ATGTGCCAGATGAAAATGTCAAAGGAAGGAGAAACTCTGTCAAATGG CTCAGAAAGAACCGATCTGTCGGTTGCTCTGGAGGATTGCATGGCAGCACTGGATTTATTCTTGCATAATGACTTTGACAAGGCACTCTCTAGACTCAAgagcag GACTAAAGAGAGCATGTATCATGCACTGACGTATGCCACCATTCTGGAAATGCAGGCAATGATGACCTTTGACCCTGAGGACATCTTGACAGCAGGGAACACTATGAAAGCTGCTCAGGCTCTTTGTCAGCG GTATCGTAAGAAGTCCTCCTTTAACAGCAAAGCCTTTACAGAAG AGGAGCTGCATGCTGAAGTGTGTTATGCCGAGTGTCTCCTCCAGAGGGCAGCACTGACCTTCTTGCAG GATGAAAATATGATCAGCTTTATTAAAGGAGGAATTAAAGTGAGGAACAGCTATCAAACATACAA GGAGCTTCATACTATCCTGAAATCCTCTGATTATGTTCATGGTCAAAGTCATGGCCACTTCGAGGGAGGAGTAAAACTTGGCGTGGGAGCATTTAATCTG ATGCTTTCATTGTTGCCCACGAGGACCCTGAGGATGCTGGAGTTTGTGGGTTTCTCTGGTAATAAG gagTTTGGACTGCAGCAGCTCCTGGAGGGCTCTGCTGCACGTACATTTAGGTCTTTCCTGTGCAACATGCTGCTGCTTTGCTATCACACCTTCATGAGTTTCATATTGG GGACTGGAGAAGGAGACGTCGAGGATGCAGAGAAACTGCTGCAGCCGTACCTAAAACAGTATCCCAAG GGATCTATCTTTTTGTTCTTCGCCGGTCGAATAGAAGAAATCAAAGGCAATCTAGATGCT GCTATTAAACACTTTGAGGAGTGCTGTGAAGCCCAGCAGGACTGGAAGCAGTTTCATCACATGTGCTACTGGGAGCTGATGTGGTGTTTCACCTATAAGCAACACTGGAAGATGGCCTACTTTTACGCAGATCTGCTCAGCAAAGAGAACGCGTGGTCTAAG gccaTGTATGCATACATGAAAGCAGCCTACCTCAGTATGCTGACTCCAGAGGAACGTCAGCCATTTGGGGCTAGCGATGTGGCATTATTCAG GCAAGTGCCTGGGCTAAAACAGAAAATAGCTGGAAAGTCTTTACCCACTGAGAAGTTTGCCATTCGCAAGGCTCGTCGCTATAACACAGAGAAGCCCGTTTCTCTGCCTGCACCGCCGCTG GAGATGATGTATATCTGGAATGGTTACACTGTGATCGGAAAGCACAAAGACTTGACAGAGGGAATGTTAAAGACACTGGATGAAGCTCAGCAGAAACTTGAACAGAGTCCAA AGACAGAATACTCCATAGATGACCAGTGTGTACTGGGTCTGCTAAAGGGTCTGTGTCTCAAGCACCTAGGGTATACAGAAGAAGCCGAGCACTATTTCACCCTCGTTCTCTGCAA TGAGACACAGATCAAGTTTGACCACTACCTTGTACCAAATGCTCTGTTAGAACACGGCCTGCTGTGTCTGGAGCAGGGCAGGAGAGAGGAAGCCATCAAGCTGCTGGAGACGGCCAA GCAGAACTATAAAAATTACTCGATGGAATCACGGACCCATTTCCGGATCCAAGCGGCTTTGCACAAAGCACAAGCTACAGAGGAGAACGGGGAACCCTGCTCCCCCTCAAGTCCATAA
- the ttc39a gene encoding tetratricopeptide repeat protein 39A isoform X2, with protein MIRNGVEKDEGPFYLTPTPESPVETNGLGPVITDISLDLPDDKNDLEDTGKSTCSERTDLSVALEDCMAALDLFLHNDFDKALSRLKSRTKESMYHALTYATILEMQAMMTFDPEDILTAGNTMKAAQALCQRYRKKSSFNSKAFTEEELHAEVCYAECLLQRAALTFLQDENMISFIKGGIKVRNSYQTYKELHTILKSSDYVHGQSHGHFEGGVKLGVGAFNLMLSLLPTRTLRMLEFVGFSGNKEFGLQQLLEGSAARTFRSFLCNMLLLCYHTFMSFILGTGEGDVEDAEKLLQPYLKQYPKGSIFLFFAGRIEEIKGNLDAAIKHFEECCEAQQDWKQFHHMCYWELMWCFTYKQHWKMAYFYADLLSKENAWSKAMYAYMKAAYLSMLTPEERQPFGASDVALFRQVPGLKQKIAGKSLPTEKFAIRKARRYNTEKPVSLPAPPLEMMYIWNGYTVIGKHKDLTEGMLKTLDEAQQKLEQSPKTEYSIDDQCVLGLLKGLCLKHLGYTEEAEHYFTLVLCNETQIKFDHYLVPNALLEHGLLCLEQGRREEAIKLLETAKQNYKNYSMESRTHFRIQAALHKAQATEENGEPCSPSSP; from the exons ATGATTAG gaatgGAGTTGAAAAGGACGAAGGACCATTCTACCTGACCCCCACCCCAGA GTCACCAGTAGAGACTAATGGACTAGGTCCTGTCATTACAGACATCAG CTTGGACCTTCCAGATGATAAAAATGACCTCGAAGACACTGGAAAATCTACATG CTCAGAAAGAACCGATCTGTCGGTTGCTCTGGAGGATTGCATGGCAGCACTGGATTTATTCTTGCATAATGACTTTGACAAGGCACTCTCTAGACTCAAgagcag GACTAAAGAGAGCATGTATCATGCACTGACGTATGCCACCATTCTGGAAATGCAGGCAATGATGACCTTTGACCCTGAGGACATCTTGACAGCAGGGAACACTATGAAAGCTGCTCAGGCTCTTTGTCAGCG GTATCGTAAGAAGTCCTCCTTTAACAGCAAAGCCTTTACAGAAG AGGAGCTGCATGCTGAAGTGTGTTATGCCGAGTGTCTCCTCCAGAGGGCAGCACTGACCTTCTTGCAG GATGAAAATATGATCAGCTTTATTAAAGGAGGAATTAAAGTGAGGAACAGCTATCAAACATACAA GGAGCTTCATACTATCCTGAAATCCTCTGATTATGTTCATGGTCAAAGTCATGGCCACTTCGAGGGAGGAGTAAAACTTGGCGTGGGAGCATTTAATCTG ATGCTTTCATTGTTGCCCACGAGGACCCTGAGGATGCTGGAGTTTGTGGGTTTCTCTGGTAATAAG gagTTTGGACTGCAGCAGCTCCTGGAGGGCTCTGCTGCACGTACATTTAGGTCTTTCCTGTGCAACATGCTGCTGCTTTGCTATCACACCTTCATGAGTTTCATATTGG GGACTGGAGAAGGAGACGTCGAGGATGCAGAGAAACTGCTGCAGCCGTACCTAAAACAGTATCCCAAG GGATCTATCTTTTTGTTCTTCGCCGGTCGAATAGAAGAAATCAAAGGCAATCTAGATGCT GCTATTAAACACTTTGAGGAGTGCTGTGAAGCCCAGCAGGACTGGAAGCAGTTTCATCACATGTGCTACTGGGAGCTGATGTGGTGTTTCACCTATAAGCAACACTGGAAGATGGCCTACTTTTACGCAGATCTGCTCAGCAAAGAGAACGCGTGGTCTAAG gccaTGTATGCATACATGAAAGCAGCCTACCTCAGTATGCTGACTCCAGAGGAACGTCAGCCATTTGGGGCTAGCGATGTGGCATTATTCAG GCAAGTGCCTGGGCTAAAACAGAAAATAGCTGGAAAGTCTTTACCCACTGAGAAGTTTGCCATTCGCAAGGCTCGTCGCTATAACACAGAGAAGCCCGTTTCTCTGCCTGCACCGCCGCTG GAGATGATGTATATCTGGAATGGTTACACTGTGATCGGAAAGCACAAAGACTTGACAGAGGGAATGTTAAAGACACTGGATGAAGCTCAGCAGAAACTTGAACAGAGTCCAA AGACAGAATACTCCATAGATGACCAGTGTGTACTGGGTCTGCTAAAGGGTCTGTGTCTCAAGCACCTAGGGTATACAGAAGAAGCCGAGCACTATTTCACCCTCGTTCTCTGCAA TGAGACACAGATCAAGTTTGACCACTACCTTGTACCAAATGCTCTGTTAGAACACGGCCTGCTGTGTCTGGAGCAGGGCAGGAGAGAGGAAGCCATCAAGCTGCTGGAGACGGCCAA GCAGAACTATAAAAATTACTCGATGGAATCACGGACCCATTTCCGGATCCAAGCGGCTTTGCACAAAGCACAAGCTACAGAGGAGAACGGGGAACCCTGCTCCCCCTCAAGTCCATAA